The proteins below come from a single Triticum aestivum cultivar Chinese Spring chromosome 5D, IWGSC CS RefSeq v2.1, whole genome shotgun sequence genomic window:
- the LOC123124527 gene encoding uncharacterized protein isoform X1 produces MKKLKSSKLSGCFLDAAFFCVQLMETLCCWNNEINPQLDPNLLLIPDARARYDATWEIVTHLRLVPPQDPVRLLSSAFLYAQLCVSPRRLPLLLLGTETFHEIPLHLYVMFFRDVP; encoded by the exons ATGAAG AAACTGAAGAGTTCCAAGCTCTCTGGATGTTTCTTGGATGCAGCGTTCTTCTGTGTGCAGTTGATGGAAACACTCTGCTGCTGGAATAATGAAATTAACCCCCAACTAGATCCGAACCTTTTGCTCATCCCCGACGC CCGTGCCAGATACGATGCTACCTGGGAAATTGTGACGCACCTTCGCTTGGTGCCGCCACAGGACCCAGTGCGCCTCCTGTCCTCTGCTTTTCTCTATGCGCAGCTATGTGTCTCACCCCGCCGATTGCCCCTGCTGCTGCTGGGAACAG AGACGTTCCATGAAATCCCACTACATCTATACGTCATGTTCTTCCGAGATGTTCCGTGA
- the LOC123124527 gene encoding uncharacterized protein isoform X2 has translation MKKLKSSKLSGCFLDAAFFCVQLMETLCCWNNEINPQLDPNLLLIPDARARYDATWEIVTHLRLVPPQDPVRLLSSAFLYAQLCVSPRRLPLLLLGTVKFVHGFRDVP, from the exons ATGAAG AAACTGAAGAGTTCCAAGCTCTCTGGATGTTTCTTGGATGCAGCGTTCTTCTGTGTGCAGTTGATGGAAACACTCTGCTGCTGGAATAATGAAATTAACCCCCAACTAGATCCGAACCTTTTGCTCATCCCCGACGC CCGTGCCAGATACGATGCTACCTGGGAAATTGTGACGCACCTTCGCTTGGTGCCGCCACAGGACCCAGTGCGCCTCCTGTCCTCTGCTTTTCTCTATGCGCAGCTATGTGTCTCACCCCGCCGATTGCCCCTGCTGCTGCTGGGAACAG TCAAATTTGTGCATGGCTTCAGAGACGTTCCATGA